A region of Bacteroidota bacterium DNA encodes the following proteins:
- a CDS encoding glycine--tRNA ligase, translating into FVRPGEELKWFEFWKEKRKNWLLALGIEPEKVRYHEHEKLAHYANAAFDIQFKFPMGFNELEGIHSRTDFDLSQHQKFSGKKLQYFDPETNQSYVPYCVETSIGLDRMFLCILSNGYTEEKITKEDGSVDERVVLKIPPELAPVKLAVLPLIRKDGLPEKAREIFHLLKFDFNCQYDEKDSIGRRYRRQDAIGTPFCITIDHQTLEDNTVTVRYRDNMEQERITIDTLHGIIADKVNMKNLFKKIK; encoded by the coding sequence TTTGTCCGTCCCGGTGAAGAGCTCAAATGGTTTGAATTCTGGAAGGAAAAACGTAAAAACTGGCTGCTTGCATTGGGCATTGAACCTGAAAAAGTCCGTTACCACGAACACGAAAAACTGGCTCATTATGCCAATGCGGCTTTTGATATCCAGTTTAAGTTCCCTATGGGTTTCAATGAACTGGAAGGTATCCATTCGCGTACTGATTTCGATCTATCACAGCATCAGAAATTCTCCGGGAAGAAACTTCAATATTTTGACCCCGAAACCAATCAGAGTTATGTTCCTTACTGCGTCGAAACCTCAATTGGCTTGGACCGTATGTTCCTCTGCATCCTGAGTAACGGGTACACCGAAGAGAAGATTACCAAAGAAGACGGTAGCGTTGATGAACGTGTAGTGTTGAAAATTCCGCCTGAGCTGGCTCCTGTAAAACTTGCTGTTCTTCCTTTGATCAGGAAAGACGGATTGCCTGAAAAAGCAAGGGAAATTTTCCATCTTCTTAAATTCGATTTCAATTGCCAGTATGATGAAAAAGATTCCATAGGCCGCCGTTACCGCCGCCAGGATGCAATCGGTACCCCGTTCTGCATCACCATCGATCATCAGACCCTCGAAGATAATACGGTAACTGTCCGCTATCGCGACAATATGGAGCAGGAAAGGATTACCATAGATACCTTGCATGGAATCATTGCCGACAAGGTGAACATGAAAAATCTGTTTAAGAAAATAAAATAA